From Salvia splendens isolate huo1 chromosome 3, SspV2, whole genome shotgun sequence, a single genomic window includes:
- the LOC121795187 gene encoding uncharacterized protein LOC121795187, whose translation MAFPWSFLLVTLLSLALSQASSQALNSNATLAGIVTCINASIATVKTYPLVPDARVDVVCGVLFVEKVIKTAHTNLEGVYSFSFNAADTALLSVPEMCYLKIAMPENSCVFDPSGGFVKLPIVVGLRLGLGTVTYFIPGAPSYSRP comes from the coding sequence ATGGCTTTTCCTTGGTCGTTTCTTCTCGTCACTCTCCTCTCGCTTGCACTCTCACAAGCTTCTTCTCAAGCACTGAACAGCAATGCCACTCTAGCAGGCATTGTCACTTGTATCAACGCTTCTATAGCGACTGTGAAGACGTACCCGTTGGTCCCGGACGCAAGGGTGGATGTTGTTTGTGGCGTCCTGTTTGTAGAGAAGGTGATCAAAACGGCACATACAAATCTTGAGGGGGTTTACTCGTTCTCTTTCAACGCAGCTGATACGGCCTTGCTCAGCGTCCCGGAAATGTGTTACCTTAAAATCGCAATGCCAGAAAACTCGTGCGTGTTTGATCCTTCCGGAGGTTTTGTGAAGCTTCCTATTGTTGTCGGCTTAAGATTGGGATTAGGCACGGTGACCTACTTTATACCGGGAGCCCCAAGCTACTCACGCCCGTAA
- the LOC121794151 gene encoding acetylglutamate kinase, chloroplastic-like, with translation MLAANIRPISSPLPAVLENSSSFALSRQNAAPLAKFKPSRISTSLRSSLQSIVAPEVDQDFTSAQTRVKILSEALPFIQKFRGKTIVVKYGGAAMKSEALQASVIADVVLLSCVGLRIVFVHGGGPEINQWLGKLNIEPNFLNGLRVTDASTMEIVSMVLVGKVNKQLVALINKAGGTAVGLSGIDGRLLTARPSPNASQLGFVGDIASVDPTIIRPLIDNNHLPVIASVAADATGQAYNINADTAAGELAAALGAEKLILLTDVAGILEDRNDPESLVREIDIKGVKKMIEEGTIAGGMIPKVNCCVRSLAQGVRTTSIIDGRLKHSLLLEILTDEGAGTMITG, from the coding sequence ATGTTAGCTGCCAATATCCGCCCGATTAGTTCCCCTTTACCAGCAGTTCTTGAAAATTCTAGTAGTTTTGCTCTTTCAAGGCAAAACGCAGCGCCTTTGGCTAAATTCAAGCCCAGCCGTATAAGCACAAGCCTCAGATCGTCTTTACAGTCGATTGTAGCTCCAGAAGTTGATCAAGACTTTACTTCTGCTCAAACTCGAGTGAAGATTTTATCCGAGGCATTGCCCTTTATCCAGAAATTCCGTGGCAAGACCATTGTTGTTAAGTATGGAGGAGCAGCGATGAAATCCGAGGCCCTGCAGGCATCTGTGATTGCTGATGTCGTGCTTCTTTCCTGTGTTGGCCTCCGTATTGTATTTGTCCATGGAGGGGGGCCCGAGATCAACCAGTGGCTCGGAAAACTAAACATCGAGCCAAATTTCCTCAACGGGCTCCGTGTCACCGATGCATCGACCATGGAGATTGTGTCGATGGTGTTAGTTGGTAAAGTGAACAAGCAGCTCGTCGCGCTGATCAACAAAGCTGGCGGGACCGCGGTCGGGTTATCGGGAATCGATGGCCGGCTCTTGACGGCTAGGCCATCTCCGAACGCCTCGCAGCTCGGTTTCGTTGGCGACATCGCGAGTGTCGATCCCACGATAATCCGGCCGCTCATTGACAACAATCACCTCCCCGTGATCGCCTCAGTGGCTGCTGATGCAACGGGACAGGCCTACAACATCAACGCGGACACGGCGGCAGGTGAGCTGGCGGCGGCGCTGGGGGCGGAGAAGCTGATATTGCTGACGGACGTGGCCGGGATACTGGAGGACCGGAACGACCCGGAGAGTCTGGTGAGGGAGATCGACATCAAGGGAGTGAAGAAGATGATTGAAGAGGGGACGATAGCTGGTGGAATGATCCCGAAGGTCAACTGCTGCGTGAGGTCACTGGCGCAAGGTGTTCGGACGACGAGCATCATCGACGGGAGGCTGAAGCATTCGCTGCTCCTTGAGATTCTCACTGATGAAGGCGCTGGGAcgatgatcactggataa